A window from Triticum aestivum cultivar Chinese Spring chromosome 6D, IWGSC CS RefSeq v2.1, whole genome shotgun sequence encodes these proteins:
- the LOC123142195 gene encoding mitochondrial metalloendopeptidase OMA1-like, whose amino-acid sequence MSALIRNLRPALSGLLRPKPAARTTVPPPPTARRYYHAPSTRRSHEALKSPGPDSLVRRPPPSPHAPAVPRPRYYSSRRPRSSNEVKVQIVIAGVVIVGGVVVTICYGTFETVPYTNRRHFVVLTHSGELKLGESQFNNEKKELGDKVLAPSHPDSVRVNSIAAEIIGAAGRSLAGHEDDKLLDGETCADDAALSPKKKAPRGASQAMIKHLDGFKWEVIVVDNKQVNVMCAPGGKIIVYTGLLDKFNTDAEIAAVLGHEVAHAIARHAAEKLTKHMWIFMLTVFLLIFIDAPDLIDKLTEYLLGLPFSRKMEIEADHIGIMLLASAGFDPRIAPKVYEKLGKVGGNSSPLKEYMSTHPCSKKRTQLLLDAKVMDKAMALYTEARARKQEIDQ is encoded by the exons ATGAGCGCCTTGATCCGGAATCTGCGCCCCGCGCTGTCCGGGCTACTCCGGCCCAAGCCCGCCGCCCGAACGACtgttccgccgccgccgaccgccaggCGCTACTACCACGCGCCGTCAACGCGGCGATCTCACGAGGCCCTGAAATCGCCCGGCCCTGACTCTCTCGTCCGTCGACCACCGCCGTCGCCGCATGCACCAGCGGTCCCACGCCCACGGTACTACTCCTCCAGGCGACCAAGAAGTTCTAACGAGGTGAAAGTCCAGATAGTCATCGCGGGGGTCGTCATCGTCGGCGGTGTGGTGGTCACCATCTGCTACGGCACCTTTGAGACCGTGCCCTACACAAACCGCCGCCACTTCGTCGTCCTCACGCACTCGGGAGAGCTTAAGCTCGGCGAGTCGCAGTTCAACAACGAGAAGAAGGAGCTGGGCGACAAGGTCCTCGCTCCGTCCCACCCTGATTCCGTCCGTGTCAACAGCATCGCCGCGGAGATCATCGGCGCCGCCGGACGCAGCCTCGCCGGCCACGAGGACGATAAGCTCCTTGACGGAGAAACATGCGCCGACGATGCGGCGCTGAGCCCGAAGAAGAAGGCTCCACGGGGAGCGTCGCAGGCAATGATCAAGCATCTCGACGGGTTCAAGTGGGAGGTAATCGTGGTCGACAATAAGCAAGTGAACGTCATGTGCGCACCCGGTGGCAAGATCATAGTCTACACCGGCCTGCTCGACAAGTTCAACACCGACGCTGAGATCGCCGCGGTGCTAGGCCACGAG GTTGCGCACGCCATTGCAAGGCACGCCGCAGAGAAGCTCACCAAGCACATGTGGATTTTCATGCTCACGGTTTTCCTGCTCATCTTTATCGATGCGCCGGACCTTATTGATAAGCTGACCGAATACCTCCTCGGCCTGCCTTTCTCACGAAA GATGGAGATAGAGGCGGATCACATTGGAATCATGCTGCTCGCTTCCGCTGGTTTTGATCCACGCATTGCCCCTAAGGTCTACGAGAAGCTCGGAAAGGTCGGTGGGAATTCATCACCGTTGAAAGAGTACATGTCTACTCATCCTTGCAGCAAGAAAAGAACGCAGCTTTTATTGGATGCCAAGGTCATGGACAAGGCCATGGCGTTATATACAGAAGCAAGAGCCAGAAAACAAGAAATTGATCAATGA